The Kineococcus mangrovi region CCGGTCGTGAACATCTCCGCGGTGAACAGGGCGGTCGACAGGTCACGGGTGACGGCCCGCTGCCGGGCGGCGCGCAGGGTCGCCGCGTCGCCCTCGAACACGCGGACGGGCTGACCGAGCAGGGCGAGGTAGGCGTTGCCGTCGGCGTCGGCGTAGGGCTCCCCGACCAGCTCGGGGTGGGCCGCGGTGATCCCGCTGAGGAGGAAGGCCGTGACGTTGAGGCGCTGCCAGGGCGCGAGGTCGTCGCGGACGAGGACGGCGGTGCGGGTGTCGGGGCGGGTGTCGGGGCGGGTGTCGGTCACGAGCGCCACGGTCCCCCGGGCGGGGTGCGGGGGTCTTGTACGTTCCTGACGTGGGCTCGGAACGCGTGCGCAGCCACCGGCCGGACGTCCCCGGCATCGCGGAGGTGCTGAGCGCCCGGTTCGTCGAGCACGCCTACCCGCTGCACACGCACGACACGTGGACGCTGCTGCTCGTCGAGGACGGAGCCGTGCACTACGACCTCGACCGCCGCCCGCACGACACCGGCCGCCACGTGACGCTGCTGCCGCCGCACGTCCCGCACGACGGCCGGGCCGCGACGGCGACGGGGTTCCGCAAGCGCGTGCTCTACCTCGAACCGGGCGCCCTACCCACGACCGCCGCGGGCCGGCTGGCGGACGCGCCCGAACTGCCCGATCCCCGCCTGACCGCCGCGGCCCGGGACCTGCACGCCCGACTGAGCGGTGACCCGGTGCTCGACGCCGACCCCCTCGACGTCCACGCCCGGGCCGCGGTGCTGCTCGACGCCGTCACCGCCCACGTCCTGCGGACCCCGCCCTCGCACCGGCGCGACGCGCCCCTGGCCCGCCGGCTGCGGACCCTGCTCGACGAGCACGTCGTCGACGGCGTGCTGCTGGCCGACGCGGCCGCCCGGTTCGGGGTGTCCAGCGCCCACCTCGTCCGCACGTTCACCCGGGAGGTCGGGATGCCGCCGCACGCCTACCTCACCGGCCGGCGCGTCGACCTCGCCCGGCGCCTGCTGCTCACCGGGCACCGCCCCGCCGAGGCCGCCGTGCTCGCCGGGTTCCACGACCAGCCGCACCTCACGCGGCACTTCCGACGGGTGCTGGGGACGACGCCGGGGCGGTTCACGGGCTGAGGTCCCGTCACACCGACAGGCGGTGCTCGACGAACCTCAGGACGTCCTCCCTCCGGGTGTCGCCGGCGGTCTGCAGAGCAGCGACGAGCGACAGCAGCAACGCGTGACCGGGGTCGGGACCGACGGCGTGCTTCACTGCGCGCAGGGCCAGCGGCCACGCGGGGACGGGAACCCCGTCGTGCAGGGTCGTCCGCTCCCCGAGCCGAGGGTGCGACATGAGCCACGCCCCCTCTGCACCGGTGGACCAGGGTTCCGGCGACGACGTCTGACCGAAGGCGAGGAACGCGTCGTTCACCCAGTGGAGCTGGTTCAGCCCACTCATCTGGCAGGCGTTGCGGGCGAGTTCGAAGGCGAGGTCCCGCTGCTGCCCGGGCTCGATCGCCTCGAGACGGGGCACGAGGTCGGGCAGTGCTGCGGCGAGGTCCGCGATCTGCTGCCGCGCGGGCCGTGGGTCCAGGTACTGCGCCGCAGGATCGTCCGGGGACAGCAGGGTTCCGGGTTCGAACCAGCCCTCGTCCGGCCCGACCTCGACGAAGTGCACCCCGACGTCCTCGTGGGGCACGGAAGCGCGACTGTCGGGTCGTGGCTCGGGGCCCAACTCCTCCACGAGCTGGGCCAGGGCGGCGCGCGCCGCAGCCAGGACGGCGCCGGCCCCCTCGTCACCCACGACGCCCCGCAGCCCGGAGATCGCGCTGAACGCAGCGTCCAGAGGGTCGGGGTCGATGGCTTGGAGCACGGCGAAGAGGGCTGCTCCCCCCTGGTCGTTCTCGTGCCCCTGGACCCGCACGACTCGACGGGGGTTCTCCGGGTGGTCGTCCAGCACCTGGTACATCCAGCCCGGATCGGTGAACGGCGGTGGCAGGGGACGGTCGGCCCGCAACGACCACAGGCCCGCCGCGACGACGTCGAGGTCGACGATGCCGGACTCGCGCAATCCGCGTTCAGCGGCCCAGTACGCCACCTGCCGTTGCACGAGGGGGCCAGCGGCCAGAAGGGCCTCCGCCAGCGGCCGGTCCAGACGGGTGAACCACTCGGCCAGGCCGTCGGCCACCAGCCGGTCGTCGGGCGGGTCCCCCTCCCAGGCGGCGGCGAGGTCCTCCCGGGCCAGTTCGGGGTCCCGGGCCCGATGGGCCGCGACTTCGTTCCGGCTCGTCAGTCGGACGACGGCGTCGGCAGCGGGCGCCGCGGGCCAGAAGGTGAGTTCGTAGTGGTCCACGAGCGGTTCGTCCTCACCGACCGTGCCGTCCCAGGCGTCGTCGATCCCCCGGGCGCAGAGCCGGACGCGGTAGTCGGCGGCAGGTAGGCCGAACCGGACGACCGGCCCGCCGAGCGGTTCCCGGACACCCACCTCGCGACCGGCCGGGGTGAACGACACCTCGACCACGTCCTCCCACTCGAGGCCCGGCTCGGCGGGTTCGTCGTCCCGGAGGAGGACCCGCAGGCCCACGTTCCCGAGGGCCGTCCCCACCGACACGGTCAGCGCGCCGGGGACACCACCCCCCAGCAGACCGTTCTCCTGCCCCTCGAAAGCCTCCGTGAACGTCCCCTCCGCCTCTCCGGACTCCAGGTAGAACTGGTGGTAGTCGACACAGACGCGACCCTCGAACAACACCTCGACCATCAGGTCCCCTCCCCTCCCCGCTCCCGGTCCTCGTCCGCCGTCCCGACGCGGGACGTCAGGGCGCCGTGGGCCGTCCCCGACGAGGTCGCCTGGAGGCGCGGGTCGAGACGACCGCCGTCGGCCGGGACGCGCCCGAGCTCGCGGTGGTCGGTCGTCACGGTTCCAGTCTGCCGCAGCGCACCGCCGCGCCGGGCGGGAACACTCGTCCGGCGCAGCGGGCCGCCGTCGGTGTCAGTCGCTCGTCGCGACGAGCTCCTCGAGCTTCACGTCCGGGTTGTCGCGCTCGAAGCTGCGCACCCGCCACTCGTCGGTGAACAGCGCGAACACCCGCCCCTCGGCGTTCTGCACGACCTCGCAGCCGCGGTGCGACCGCAGCAGCGGGGCGTCCTTGGCCTCGATGATCCGCGCCGTCGTGAACGGCAGTTCGGTGAACAGGACGGGCGAGCGGAACTCGTGGGTCATGCGGTACTGCACGACGTCGAACTGCAGCGCGCCGACGGCGGACAGCACGGGTTCCCCGTCGCCGCGGGAGTCGGAGGTGAGGACGCGGACGACGCCCTCGGCGTCGAGTTCGCGCAACCCCTGGCGGAACTGCTTGCCCGACCCGAGGTCCTTGGGGCGGACGGTGCGGAAGTGCTCGGGGGCGAACACCGGCAGCGGCGGGTAAGCGGTGCGGCCGTTCTCGGACAACGTGTCCCCGACGTTGACGTGCCGGGCGTTGACGAGGCCGATGACGTCCCCGGGCCAGGCGACGTCGACGGTGGAGCGGTCGGACCCGAACACCGTCTGGACGTGCTTGAGGACCATGGGCCGGCCGCTGCGGTCGTCGCGGACGGTCATGCCGCGGTGGAACACCCCGGAGTGGATGCGCGCGAACGCGAGGCGGTCGCGGTGGGCGGGGTTCATGCCCGTCTGCGTCTTGAACACCTGCGCGGTGAACCGGCTCGTGACGGGGTGGACCTCCCCGGCGACGTCGCGCTGGTCGCGCGGGGAGGGGGCGATGTCGACGAGGGCGTCGAGGACCTGCCCGACCCCGGTGTTCGCGACGGCGGCGGTGAAGAACACCGGCGTCGTGCGGAACCCGAGGAACTCCTCCTCGTCGTGGTCGGCGCCGGTCGCGGCGAGCAGCTCGTGCTCGTCGACGGCCTGCCGCCACGCGTCGCCCTCGGCGGCCTCGGCGCCCGCGGCGTCCATGCGTTCCTCGACGGCGAGGGTCGCCCCGCCGGGGGCCTTCGTGTACTTCACGTACCCGCCGGTGGAGCGTTCGAGCAGCCCCCGGAAGTCACCCGCGATGCCGACAGGCCACGTCACCGGGGTGGGTCGCAGACCGGTCACGGACTCGACCTCGTCGAGCAGGGCGAGCGCCTCCTGGCCGGGCCGGTCCCACTTGTTGACGACGGTGACGACGGGCAGCCCGCGCTGCTTGCAGACGCCGAACAGCTTGCGGGTCTGGACCTCCATGCCGCGGGCCGCGTCGATGAGCATGATCACGGCGTCGACGGCCGTGAGCGCGCGGTAGGTGTCCTCGGAGAAGTCGGCGTGCCCGGGGGTGTCCACGACGTTGACGACCGTGTCGCGGTGGTCCAGCTGCAGGACGGCGGAGCTGATGGAGATCCCGCGCTGCTTCTCCATGTCCTGCCAGTCGGTGACGACCCCGGCGCGACCGGCCTTGCCGTGGACGTGACCGGCCTCGCGCAACGCCTTCGCGTGCAGGGCGAGGGCCTCGGTGAGCGTCGACTTCCCGGCGTCCGGGTGGCTGATGACGGCGATGGTGCGGCGGCGGGCGGACTCGGCGGCCACCTGCTCGGCGGGGACGTCGGTCAGCTGGTCGGAGGGCAGGGTGGTCACCACCCCATTCTCCCCCGCGCTCAGCCGTGCCGGGTCCGCCGCGCGACCCACCGCTCCAGCGCCTGCCCCTGGGCACGCTGGAAGGCGCGCAGGGTCGGCAGCCCGGGCGGGTCCGGCTCCGCGGCGCGCGTCAGGAAGAAGGCGGCGAAGCCCGTCAGGACGACCGTCAGCACGTCGGGGTCGACGTCCCGGGTCAGCGGGGAGGTCCGCAGCGTGTCCTCGGCGAGGTCCTCACCACCCAGCCGGTCCACCTCGAACAGCAGCGCCAGCAGGTCCAGCCACGCCGGCCCGCGGCAGGCGTGGGGCCAGTCGACCAGGACGGCCCGGCCGCCGGCGAGGAGCAGGTTGTCCGCTCGCAGGTCGAGGTGGACGAGCGAGTCCCCGTCGAGGTGCGCCAGCGCGTCGGCGGGCAGCTCGCACGCCAGCGACTCCCGCGCGGTCGGCAGGTCCGGGACGGGGCAGGGCGTGCCGACGGTGGCGAGCGCCTCCAGGGCCGCGACGACGAGGGCCAGCTCGTCCGCCCGCCACGGCAGGGCCGGGTGCCGGCCGGGCACGTCCTCCAGGACGAGGACCTGCCAGTCCCCCACCTCGCGGGCGCCGAGCAACCGCGGGGCCGGGACGCCCGCGGGCAGACGGGCGGCGATGCGCGCCTCGCGGGCGTGCAGCGCGGGCGTGTGCTCGTTCTGCGCCGGGCTCACGGCCTTGACGAAGGCGCGGGCCCCGGCGGCCGTCTCGACGCGGTCGGCCGACCCGGGCGAGAAACCCCCGGGCTGGGAGGCGGCGCGCGTGACGGGCGCGCCGAGCACCTCGGCGACGGCGGCGTGGACGGCGGTGGGCAGGTCCGGCCAGCGGACGCGGTTGCCTCCGGAGGCGACGGCTGCGGACGTGCTCACGCCCACCAGACTCGCGGAGCCGGACGGGCGTGGTCCACCCGTTTCAGGGTCGAGGATCGCGATCTTCCACCTGTCGGCGCAGCTGCTCGATGTAGTCGGCTCGAAGCACCTGGCGGGCCCGCGGGCGTCGGCCTCGGCCGATGTCTTTCGCGTCGGTGGCGAGCTGAAGGGGGTTGTCCCCCGCCCAACCGTGTGCAAGTACCCACCCCTGCATCGCCTTCGGGGCGAGCTGGAACCCGGCGTCGTACAGGGCGAACAGCGTGGAGACGACGTGCTCCTTCTCGTGCCCACCGCTGATCGTGTTGTTGTGGTTGATGAACCCCGTCAGGTCGTCGAGCGCTTCGACGACCACCGGGTCCAACTCCACGACGAGGTCCGTCCACGAGGAGGGGTTACCGAGAACGACTGGCTTCGCAGCCGCCGCCCAGGGCCGCACCGCCTCGTCGTCCCAGCTGAGGACGGCGAGCGCCGTCACGTGGTGGGACCCGAAGCGCAGCAGGTCGGCGATGTCGTCCATGTCGGCCCACGCCATGAGCACTGGACCTCGTCGTCGTAGACCGACGCCACCTCTCCGGGTGACGTGCTGGACGTTGGAGTACCGCGCGACGAGCTGATCGAGAGCAGTGTTGTTCGCGAGGTTGGACTTCAGGTGTGTCCACACGGTGAGCGTCTCGCCGTCACCGAGGTGCTCCAAGCACCAGTCGATCGCTGCTTCCACACCCTCCCCGTCGTCTGCGGCGATGGCCGTGGGCCAGTCAGTGTTCCTGCTGAACACAGCGTTCTCCTCCTGGATCGGGTTACTGGTTTGGGGTTCACGCGCCGGGCGCCGTACTCGGCAACCACCGCTCGCCGATCGACTGCAGCTGCTCCATCAACTCGTAACCCAGGCCAGAGACCAGGACCGCGCCGACGAGGGAGGCGAAGATCGCAGCCGACCAGCACCCTGACGGAGTGCCGCCGGTTCGCAGCATCCACCGCCGGAACGAGCCGGGGACGTAGGATGGATCGTTCGCAGCACGGACGGCGGCGCCGGCGGCGAGGTAGACCTTGATCGCGTGCAGGACGACGAACGCCATGGCGAGGCAGGAGAACAGAAGCCCACCGAGCTGGTAGAGGATGAAGAAGACGGCAGTGCTGCCGAACTGCTCGAACAACTGCGCGGCGCCCAGGCTCTGACCGCCGGAGAACACGGCCTGCACGTCCACGGAACCGGCGAAGGGCGGGTCGGCGAGCCAACGCAGCCCCAGGAGGGCAACGGCACCCATGACGAGGTCCAGGAGCAGCTGGGTCGTCACGCCCGTGCTGTAGACCACGGACCGCACCCGTGCGACGAGCAGGGCCATCGCGGCGGCGGAGAAGGCGAACAGCTGCGCGGACATCGCGACGGTGATCACGGCGTCCCGGTAGCGGATGTAGCCGACGACGCAGAGCAGGCCGACGAGGGCGAAGACGACGACCCTGCCCATGGCGTCGTCGTCACTGGTGTTCTCGGCGGGACGCGGAGGCGGCGGCGGGCCGGCGGGCACGGGCTGGGGTACGTCGATCCGCACCGGCGCGTTGATCCTGTTGATGGTTCGTCTGTCGATGCGGACCTTATAACGGCGGTTGTCGTCGCCTTGGTGGACGTCGCCGTGGACGGTGCTGCCGTCCACGCTCCGACCTCCACCACCGCCGCTGCGGGTGAACAGGAGGGGGAGGATCACCCCGATCGCCGCGCCTGCGATGGTCACACCCAGTTCCGACCAGTCCTGCGTCATGCGTGTCACGCTCCTCATCTCGGGAGCTGCCCGGTGCGCTCCGTTGCTCACGATGGTGTGGCCTGTTCGCCCGTACAATCCAGTCGCTTTAGCGATAACCCCCCTTATCAGAAAGTCGACACAGACATCTCCCATAATCGACTACGGTGACCCCATGACCGGACGAGGTGGTGTCGACGGCGAGTTGCTCAGTCGCACGGACATCGCCCTACTCACTGGCGTCAGTCGCCCCGTGGTGTCGGTGTGGCAGCGCCGTTACTCCGACTTCCCCCCGATCGCCCGCCAGGACGGTGGCCGCGACCTGTTTCGAGCGAATGAGGTCGCGGACTGGCTGCGGGAACGCTCGTTGGGCAACAACCCTGACGCCGCTCTCGACGTGGCGCTCTTCGCGCTGACCGGCGGCACTTCGACGCGCGACCATTTTCCCGCCGTGACGGCGCTCCTGGCACTGCGCGCCTGCGTGGGTGGATCTCTCGGGCAGGACGAGGAGGAGCTGCTGGAAGCCGCCGCGGAGCATGACCGGGCGGACCGTTTCCTGCGCCGGGAGGTCGAGGCGCTGGGCCGGCGGGTGGTCGGCGTCAGCGGGGTCGTGGACGCCGTCGTCGAGGCAGCCAGGACGCCGGTGCGCGCGGTCACGTCCCTGTACGCCGCCCGGTACCGGCTGGGGCTCGGGGACCACGTGTCGACGGCGTTCGGGGGTCCGCTCCTGGACCTGGTGGCCTCGGTGGTCGAGGAGCTGCTGCAGCGCAGCGCCGATCCGGTCTTGTGCGACGCGTCCGGCAGTGACGACCTCCTGGCTCACCTGGCGGCCCGGCGGGGCGATGTCGAGCCACCTCGGGTCCTGGTGCCGACGGGGAACGGGGAGTCGTTGCGGTCGCTGCGGCGCCGGTCGGCGGCGATGGGCTGGTTTGCCGCCGATCACGACGGCACCGCGCTGCCCGGGAACGCTGTCCTGGTGGCGCAGTTCCCCACCCCGTACCGCCCGGCGACGACGGACGTGGAGATCGCGGAGGCGGTGCGCGCTTTGACGGTGGGTCTCACCGGCGGTCAGCGCGCCGTGGTCGTGGGGCCGGCGAGTGCGCTGTGCGACGCGGCTCCCGGAGCTGCGGTCCACGACCACCGCGCGGCGGCTCTGCGTACCGGTCGTGTCCGCGCCGTCGTCCGTCTGCCGGCGGGGTCGTGGACGGTCCGTCCCCGCCAGTCCCTCGCGCTGTGGGTTCTCGACGCCGAACCGCACGACAGCGTCGGGCTCGCGGACCTCAGCGCGTCCACACTGGCCCCGGACGT contains the following coding sequences:
- a CDS encoding helix-turn-helix transcriptional regulator, encoding MGSERVRSHRPDVPGIAEVLSARFVEHAYPLHTHDTWTLLLVEDGAVHYDLDRRPHDTGRHVTLLPPHVPHDGRAATATGFRKRVLYLEPGALPTTAAGRLADAPELPDPRLTAAARDLHARLSGDPVLDADPLDVHARAAVLLDAVTAHVLRTPPSHRRDAPLARRLRTLLDEHVVDGVLLADAAARFGVSSAHLVRTFTREVGMPPHAYLTGRRVDLARRLLLTGHRPAEAAVLAGFHDQPHLTRHFRRVLGTTPGRFTG
- a CDS encoding peptide chain release factor 3, whose product is MVTTLPSDQLTDVPAEQVAAESARRRTIAVISHPDAGKSTLTEALALHAKALREAGHVHGKAGRAGVVTDWQDMEKQRGISISSAVLQLDHRDTVVNVVDTPGHADFSEDTYRALTAVDAVIMLIDAARGMEVQTRKLFGVCKQRGLPVVTVVNKWDRPGQEALALLDEVESVTGLRPTPVTWPVGIAGDFRGLLERSTGGYVKYTKAPGGATLAVEERMDAAGAEAAEGDAWRQAVDEHELLAATGADHDEEEFLGFRTTPVFFTAAVANTGVGQVLDALVDIAPSPRDQRDVAGEVHPVTSRFTAQVFKTQTGMNPAHRDRLAFARIHSGVFHRGMTVRDDRSGRPMVLKHVQTVFGSDRSTVDVAWPGDVIGLVNARHVNVGDTLSENGRTAYPPLPVFAPEHFRTVRPKDLGSGKQFRQGLRELDAEGVVRVLTSDSRGDGEPVLSAVGALQFDVVQYRMTHEFRSPVLFTELPFTTARIIEAKDAPLLRSHRGCEVVQNAEGRVFALFTDEWRVRSFERDNPDVKLEELVATSD
- a CDS encoding phosphotransferase; protein product: MSTSAAVASGGNRVRWPDLPTAVHAAVAEVLGAPVTRAASQPGGFSPGSADRVETAAGARAFVKAVSPAQNEHTPALHAREARIAARLPAGVPAPRLLGAREVGDWQVLVLEDVPGRHPALPWRADELALVVAALEALATVGTPCPVPDLPTARESLACELPADALAHLDGDSLVHLDLRADNLLLAGGRAVLVDWPHACRGPAWLDLLALLFEVDRLGGEDLAEDTLRTSPLTRDVDPDVLTVVLTGFAAFFLTRAAEPDPPGLPTLRAFQRAQGQALERWVARRTRHG
- a CDS encoding DUF2000 family protein — encoded protein: MTDTRPDTRPDTRTAVLVRDDLAPWQRLNVTAFLLSGITAAHPELVGEPYADADGNAYLALLGQPVRVFEGDAATLRAARQRAVTRDLSTALFTAEMFTTGHDAANRAAVAAVAAADLDVVGLAVHGPKNGVDKVLKGARAHP